TATAACCTTCGTGGGGAATTAGAAAGGTCAATCCGAACCAAGTCACAGAACTGGCCAGAAGACATAGCGGTGACAACGAATGGGGATTTAGTTTATGCTGATTACAAGGACAAAACTGTTAACATAGTAAAGAATACAttgatacagacagtgatcagacaaTTGGAATGGGGACCTATTAATGTTTGTTGTACCTCCTCTGATGACCTTTTGTTTGTCATGATTAATAATgatgaaaaacaaacaaaagttgtgcgttatTCGGGTTCCAAAGCAACACAACATATTCAATATAATAACAAAGGACAGTCTTTGTTTTCATCTGGTAACAGTACAAAACACATCAGCGAgaacaataatcatgatatATGTGTGTCTGATAATGGGGCATGTGCAGTCGTGGTGGTCAATAAGGAAGGGAAATTACGGTTTAGGTACACTGGCTCAGGCTTTTCAGGGGTTTTAAAGAAATACCACATTGGTCCCGCAGCCTATTATAGAAATACCTCTATTTTTACTCCTGTTGGTATTACTACAGACAGCCATAGTAGGATCCTTACAACGGATCTTTCCAACAGCTGTATCCACATTTTGGATCAGGACGGAAAGTTCCTTTGCTTTATTAACTGTGATTTATTTGACCCAGTATTATGTGTAGACGCCAAAGACTGCCTCCTAGTTGCTGAGTGTCGCCCATGTGAAgtgaagaaaatcaaatattgcatGCAAGCAAAAGAATTGTATAGCATTTGTAATGTATGATCAATTGCTAGTAAATAGTATGTACAGGGAAGTGAAGTATTCGTCTCCGTTTTTATTTTCGCTCCGACTATGCACGAGTATTAAGTTCTATTTCTAAATCGAGCAAGAAAAAGAACCTCAAAAACAGAACATTGATGGTTTGGTAAGTTTGATAGAACAATTTACGGTTCGaacatttttaagttttatttttcattttaataaaaacgaGAAATTCTATTTCCTCTAATGGTCAACTAAAAGTCTAATAGAACTatgcaaatgaattttttttatataataaattttgtctAAATTAGAAATATGGAACAAAAACAAAGCCAGTTTAAGCGTATATTGTTAATTCAATATGTTTAACTTAAATTGGTAAACATGTAAAATGACAGTCATGATTTTGTCTCACATTACTGCAACCGAAGAAAAATCGGTCTTCTTTTctgttcatataaaaaaaatactgggTACCAGATTTCGAGTCTTATATGAATACAAAGTCTGGATAAAAGACAAAGTAACTTCCTTTTTCATGTTTCAAGAAGGATATGGCTTTAGTAAACAAACAATATGGTTCCTGCAAAATGAAATACAACTTTTATCCAAGTTATTTAATGTTTAGGCATAAATATGAAGTTGTACAATGATAGAAgggttatacatgtaatcttacaAGAACATAATCAAAGtatactgaagtactgacgggagttgattttatcgattatcatttattttaaaatcggtTTATCTtacatggcaattagtttctttgtatttgaataatgcatttttttataatatgaatttttagacttttccgacaagaatttctgGAAACCCCATATGactcatgttgtgtaatatttaaagataaatttcatCTACTAGTATGTATTAGTTATCGAAACAGTTCTAAAAattgtgttacattaaaagtttaaaatttatcaatttaaacttaactatTACAGAACactaaaagtttaaaattgattaatttaaacttaactataacaGAAACTGTTATAGtcaagtttaaattgataaattttaaacttttaatgtaacaaatgtatggatccaagcactactGATATCGATctctagtctcgtttaaccagacgctcggctgtctccgttaatatccgacaagcaagagagccccctctctgcttgtcgcagatttacgaagacagccgagcgtctggttgaacgacaTTCTATTAACTCTGGCGTAgaaatacatgagactacaaaaatatctaaattgttcgtagtatataaaatttgactatattcaaagtgtttatagataagtttacttgaaaaacaatgattcAGCATACTTTGcatcgattttttttctattattttcaagaactaaatcttgtcagcagtgatgatttgtgcttaggtccaaacactgtttcactttcggtttgccagagtaactgacAAAAGCAGCACATTTGGTAAAGATCACATTAATAACGTTTGTGGTATTCAACAGTGACATATCTACACATTTCATAGTGACGCTTTATAGACCTGATAAAAGTATATCAACCTCTGATTTCGTCCTCGGTCGATTTCCTCTCATCAGGTCTATAAAACCTCATCAAAAggcaataattgtataatattgtttaAAGTTCGTTTAACTAGAAAtcatttattacatattttttcttttaacataattttctctaaaaaattttatgccttttaattttgcattgacAAGCAAAGAAGCGACTGGACTCATTTACACATTACAATAACTTCATGCTTGTCTGTGCTGAATTTTAGACTGAAAGTTGAGTGTCAAATCTGAGTGAGTAACTACGTATACTGGGCCTGATCTGAACCAAAACCATGTGTATAAGTCCTTTGATATGACGCACTAAAAGCGATAATTATAGGCATATCTTAAATCATTAAGATGTGGAACGAAATCCTTCGTAGCcagtaaacggttgtttataatctctatttcgtaatgaaaaataaaggttttgttttattttgttagcCTGGCAACAATTTGGTTTTGCAAAACAAATACCTTTTGCACAATCCTTGATCGTTGAGTTTTGCTGATAACTAAATATACTGTTACAATGTACAAGGATAAACgttgtactatatatatatatgtgtgtgtgtaacTACTTGTAATCATAAAACGTAAGCACTTTAATTTCTTCTTCAGACGTGCTGCTATTGACAATCAGATTGCAAAACGTCTGAGGAAGAATTGAAATCAACGAATCTGATTGACCTTAACGGGCCTTTTTCCGGTCCACAAATATATAGATTTCTGTTTTTGTGATAGATTTAACGATACAGACTCCACGTAAGGACGAAGAACCATTAGATGATAGAGAGGCATCGGTTTATCGGTTTATCCCTCCGCCTGCTTCAAATAGTGCGAGTAAAAATGAGAGCATAAGacagttttttaattaaaaatatgataaattgtatttaattaagCAACACCATTACTTAATGGATAATATCAATGCACCATTTTGCATTTCCTTACAGCAGACAACATGTATACGTATCCTAGAAATTGGTATCCCTCGTAAGCCTTTGTAGCTAAGAGGTTTGAAACTTTGTCATTTGACATCCCAAATCTGTTAacgttgtatattttgattgccccagtTTGGGGACAACACACCCATCGAAGACATAATTTCAAAGAGATTTCATTACTGGACGCCTTATGtttggttgcataaagaaggAGGAAACATTATTGAACGATATTGTGATTATATGTTCTCTTTTATTGATTGTCATTTGAGACAGGACTTTCAAATACCAGATGGACTGAGTATTAagtatatgaattttttgttgGCTTCTTtcctcttgtttttattttattaaccaTATAAATTCATCCTGGTTAAAAAGCGTGGTTTCATTGGCTAATAGgtgttatttacatttaattcgTTACGtcacaatataatgatttacataaATCACTGTATTTATTCTCTTTACGATGTACAACTCATCTTTAAGACAAACGGTCCCGGTATGTTTATAATTTTGGCAGAAAACTAAGTGTTTAGAAATGGATTATTAAAGTAAAGCGAGTATAATCTGTCAGAGAGTAAGAACAGTTGACTGTGAATGTTGTCCGTTTGTGAACAAACTTATCGGAATAACGTGGCGTTGATCTCGCACCGCCAGGTAGTGCAAAGCCTCAAACCGCCATATTGGCTCGGGCAGGTATGTATTAGGTTGTTATTAACTAATCACgtttatcaatatacatgtttgataaaaatgtcatattaaaACACGAAAAGTcgtatttgtaaatataatcaaGGCTATGATCGTTAATATTGGCGGGGTTTTGTACTTTTGTAAACAGTTTTGTAATCTTACGATTAAAAGTTCTtgcttacatttaattttgaaattatttatttcttgaaaaataaatcattagttTTTAAAGGAGAACAAAGGTAGCTTGTTTGGCAATCAAACACGTAATGTAAGACAAGAAAGTGTATGAAGATTCAGTCATGCGTGAAATGAAGTGTATAAATAGCTACATGTATTCGCCTTTTTTACAACCAAGAAACGTATATATACCACGTACAATGCTTTGTAATAGAACGGTGATATTGAGCTTTGTTTCACCTTTAtctgtaactttttttaacCGCGTGTTGAGACTTTGAatagaaattttctttttttaaatttcagataaTTTGCATCATTTTGAGATAAAGTTACAGAAAATGGACCCTCAAAATAGCATTCGGGACATTGTTCCATGCAGCTTGTGCAGATTTTCGATGGCTCCCTTGCACTGTAAAATTTGTGTCCTAAGACTCCAATGCTCGGATTGCGCTGAAAATAGCATTAGAGAACTAACAAATGATCACGAGGAACAACAGTCAGTCAGACGCAGAAGATTTTTATTCTGTTCATTCTGTAATGAACATGACATTAGATGTAGAGCACCTTTTGTTAAACACTTTGAAATTTCacatgatttaaaaatgttaaatataaagAGAGATCTGAGAGaattagaaaattatattttacctAAATATCAAAATCTTACAGCTAGTATCCCAGTCCAAGACATTGGTCTGAATAACATCTTCAAGAAATTGACAACGACTCTTAATAAACAAGGAGAAAACTTGCACAGAAAAGTAGACTCCGTCAAAAGGAAGTCCGACCTTGATGAAATACACTCCAATTGTCTTTCTATATTGGAGAAACGAAAAGTTGAAATTGAACACAACATTACTGATATATCACTGAGCATTGCTTATCTAAAGAAATTACTGGAGTCCGGTGATTTTATTCCTACAAAGAACTACAAATCCAGGAATTCggatttcagaaaaaaattacatcctGAAGTCAAATTAATTTTACCTGAATTCATCACTGAGGAACTGGACAGAGAGCAAATTTATCATCAGTTCACTTCTCTGTTTGAGTTATCGTTTAGAACAAAAGAAACCTCAGGAGCTGAGTCGTCCCCGACAGGCAGACCACTGATGGAGGAACCATTGACCATTACATCTctcaatataataaaacatagaAGCAGTTCAGGGGGTTCCTTAATCGACGTAGCCTGTGTGGGAGATGAAAACATTTGGATCGCTGGTGAAGACATGTGGTTTCATATGATGTTGTACACTCTCCAGGGGGAACTGTTAAAGTCGGTCCAAACCATGTCCGGATACAAGCCAGTCGGCATAGCAGTGACAAAGGATGGAGAGCTGGTTTATGCTGATGGAGATGATCGGACCGTGAACATAGTAAAGAAGAATACACAAATTCAGACAGTAATTAGACTAGAGGGATGGACACCTGCCAACGTCTGTATTACATCATCTGGttacctcctggttgtcatgtaCAGTGATGATGGAGAACAATCAAAAGTCTCGCGTTACAATGGTTCCACTGAGTTCCAAAGCTTTCAATATGATGAtgaaggacaacctctctattcatctgaaTCTTGCTTAAAATACATCTgcgagaacaggaacctagatatctgtgtgtcagacgaTGAAACCGCTGCCGGTACAGtggtggtggtcaatcaggccgggaaactccggtttaaaTATAGTGGTTCTTCCCGTACTACGAAGGGTTCATTTAGGCCAttcggcatcacaacagacagccaggggcGGATCCTG
This genomic window from Crassostrea angulata isolate pt1a10 chromosome 8, ASM2561291v2, whole genome shotgun sequence contains:
- the LOC128157964 gene encoding uncharacterized protein LOC128157964, whose translation is MKLTMDPPNSAQDVVRCSLCNFSLALMYCHVCQLNVCKDCVVNHISDESKYHNVVPLKQRGSTPNYPKCLTHTSKQCELHCKQCNIPICVQCVSSTVHKGHEFVDVVKAHVFKKEFIRRDLQELEKSIFPQHEKLACMIFNQYIDLNEHSRKLKKAIYEHRDYLHRQIDFVANSMELDLEEMNCKYLTILHKQQSEIEFQISKIKRCMAQLKTLLDSNDISLVSSYKSINAKFRKLPPTVKVVLPQFIPDEINKDRIYKKFGSLSPLHFTTEERIYKNQTLSAALSPTDIQLICVPLTIATIPTEIDDLTNVAYLGDENLWTSGQGNKMMLYNLRGELERSIRTKSQNWPEDIAVTTNGDLVYADYKDKTVNIVKNTLIQTVIRQLEWGPINVCCTSSDDLLFVMINNDEKQTKVVRYSGSKATQHIQYNNKGQSLFSSGNSTKHISENNNHDICVSDNGACAVVVVNKEGKLRFRYTGSGFSGVLKKYHIGPAAYYRNTSIFTPVGITTDSHSRILTTDLSNSSSIPVQDIGLNNIFKKLTTTLNKQGENLHRKVDSVKRKSDLDEIHSNCLSILEKRKVEIEHNITDISLSIAYLKKLLESGDFIPTKNYKSRNSDFRKKLHPEVKLILPEFITEELDREQIYHQFTSLFELSFRTKETSGAESSPTGRPLMEEPLTITSLNIIKHRSSSGGSLIDVACVGDENIWIAGEDMWFHMMLYTLQGELLKSVQTMSGYKPVGIAVTKDGELVYADGDDRTVNIVKKNTQIQTVIRLEGWTPANVCITSSGYLLVVMYSDDGEQSKVSRYNGSTEFQSFQYDDEGQPLYSSESCLKYICENRNLDICVSDDETAAGTVVVVNQAGKLRFKYSGSSRTTKGSFRPFGITTDSQGRILVADVKNHCVHVLDQDGQFLCLIDNYDLFEPRGLCVDTRDNLIVAENKPCRVKKIQYCI